The following are from one region of the Pirellulales bacterium genome:
- a CDS encoding sugar phosphate isomerase/epimerase family protein: protein MPQLAAFPKAWMDPLCVTGTMTLREWIDLARQLPIQGLEFYSGFLELQQPGMIAAARRMAEDAGLTIPMYCCSPDFTHPDAAYRQQQIDSQRRWIDECAELGGTFCRVLSGQRRPELSREEGLTLAAQSIQACLPHAHARGVTLILENHYKDNYWQFPEFAQAMDLFCDLVARIEDPRFGVNYDPSNTILAGEDPLELLRRVRHRVVSMHASDRYLAEGTIDDLRREEGSVGYARRLRHGEIGKGLNDYDEIFRLLREAGFDGWISIEDGVDGFEQLLRSAQFLQRKIQQYWPG from the coding sequence ATGCCCCAACTTGCCGCTTTTCCCAAAGCCTGGATGGACCCGCTCTGCGTGACCGGTACGATGACCCTACGGGAATGGATCGATCTGGCCCGACAATTGCCGATCCAGGGATTGGAATTTTATAGCGGCTTTTTAGAGCTGCAACAGCCGGGGATGATCGCCGCCGCGCGGCGCATGGCGGAAGATGCCGGACTGACGATTCCCATGTATTGTTGCTCGCCCGATTTTACGCATCCGGACGCCGCCTATCGCCAGCAACAAATTGACAGTCAACGCCGCTGGATTGACGAGTGTGCCGAGCTGGGGGGCACATTTTGCCGCGTCTTATCCGGGCAGCGGCGGCCCGAACTATCGCGGGAGGAGGGACTTACCCTGGCGGCCCAGTCCATTCAGGCCTGTTTACCACACGCCCACGCCCGGGGCGTGACGCTGATTCTGGAAAACCACTACAAGGACAATTACTGGCAATTTCCCGAATTTGCCCAGGCGATGGATTTATTTTGCGATTTGGTAGCCCGGATAGAGGATCCCCGTTTTGGCGTGAATTATGATCCCAGCAACACCATCCTGGCCGGGGAGGACCCATTGGAGTTGCTGCGCCGGGTGCGGCACCGCGTGGTGAGCATGCATGCCAGCGATCGGTATCTGGCGGAGGGGACGATTGACGATCTGCGTCGGGAGGAAGGCTCTGTCGGTTACGCCCGGCGGCTGCGGCATGGTGAAATTGGCAAGGGGCTAAACGACTATGACGAAATTTTTCGGCTATTGCGGGAGGCCGGGTTTGACGGCTGGATCAGCATCGAGGATGGGGTGGATGGCTTTGAGCAACTGCTGCGCAGCGCGCAGTTTTTGCAGCGTAAAATCCAACAATATTGGCCCGGTTAA
- a CDS encoding peroxiredoxin-like family protein, translated as MPVPATSLDAVLSQFPSQLGHTLAELSAARDVLVVFLRHSGCTFCREALADLHAQRERIEAAGIRLALVHMGREDQHTARFFAAYQLDDVDRYSDPERQLYRAFELSRGNFWQLLGPAVWWRGAQAFFRGHGIGWLNGDGMQLPGVFLLRAGRVIREFRHRTAADRPEYATLACPR; from the coding sequence ATGCCAGTCCCCGCGACCAGCCTCGATGCCGTGTTGAGTCAATTTCCCAGCCAATTGGGACACACATTGGCGGAGCTTTCCGCCGCGCGGGACGTGCTTGTGGTGTTTTTGCGACATTCCGGGTGCACGTTTTGCCGCGAGGCCCTGGCTGATTTGCACGCCCAACGCGAGCGCATCGAGGCCGCGGGAATTCGCCTGGCCCTGGTGCATATGGGCCGGGAAGATCAACATACCGCGCGGTTTTTTGCCGCTTATCAATTAGATGACGTGGATCGCTACAGCGACCCCGAGCGTCAGTTGTACCGCGCGTTTGAGCTTTCGCGGGGGAATTTTTGGCAACTTCTAGGTCCGGCGGTCTGGTGGCGCGGGGCGCAGGCTTTTTTTCGGGGGCATGGCATCGGTTGGCTGAATGGCGATGGCATGCAACTGCCCGGCGTTTTCTTGCTCCGCGCTGGCCGGGTAATTCGGGAATTTCGTCACCGCACCGCCGCCGACCGTCCGGAATATGCCACCCTGGCTTGTCCGCGTTAG
- a CDS encoding HEAT repeat domain-containing protein has translation MPCHNVGRCQIMRVWLPIFCGLGCLLATGCQSVNPFYTKPSATAEDLAKYGPTSAQRIKTLQEEYAKGPGTDAAEQAAKANELARQIQNERDPLVRSQILRNIALYPTRVSAAVLHAATNDPDQNVREVCCELWSQRGDEEAVQNLRDRAVNDESIDVRLAAVKGLGATKQSTAIEALAPILEEPDPALQYRAVQSLKQLSGLGYGDDVNKWREYVQTPAPQRPQPTLADSLGLRGWY, from the coding sequence ATGCCTTGCCATAACGTGGGACGTTGCCAAATCATGCGTGTCTGGCTGCCAATTTTTTGCGGGTTGGGCTGTCTGCTGGCGACCGGATGCCAAAGCGTAAATCCGTTTTATACAAAGCCATCGGCCACCGCGGAGGATTTGGCCAAATACGGCCCCACGTCCGCCCAACGCATCAAAACCTTGCAAGAGGAATATGCCAAGGGGCCCGGGACCGACGCCGCCGAACAAGCGGCCAAAGCGAATGAACTTGCGCGGCAAATTCAAAATGAGCGCGATCCGCTGGTCCGTTCGCAAATCCTGCGTAACATCGCCTTGTATCCCACGCGTGTGTCGGCCGCCGTGCTGCATGCCGCCACCAACGATCCCGACCAAAACGTCCGCGAAGTCTGCTGCGAACTATGGAGCCAGCGCGGCGATGAGGAAGCGGTGCAAAATTTGCGCGATCGGGCCGTCAACGACGAAAGCATTGATGTCCGGCTGGCCGCTGTTAAGGGATTGGGAGCCACCAAGCAGTCAACCGCCATCGAGGCCCTGGCGCCCATCCTGGAAGAACCCGACCCCGCGCTACAATATCGGGCGGTGCAATCGCTCAAACAACTCAGCGGCCTGGGCTACGGCGACGATGTCAACAAATGGCGCGAATACGTGCAAACTCCCGCCCCCCAACGTCCCCAACCCACGTTGGCGGATAGCCTGGGCCTGCGCGGCTGGTACTAG
- a CDS encoding ATP-binding protein, with translation MIPAGIPSEAEQQSRVDQAVEMAALAGGLAHEIKNPLSTIRMNMELLAEDFADAVSPRDRRALNKIRLVEREALRLQNILDDFLNFTKARRMDLLPADLNAEIEQLLEVYAPQAAEAKVDLLTYLDPELPGVRLDTQAFQAVLWNLILNAQQAMPDGGQLVVRTSSVGPAVLLEFIDTGCGMEEATITKIFEPFYSTKPGGSGLGLPMTKKIVEAHGGAIDIQSEPGRGSKFTIILPVLPRLGGDEPAAQAPAAA, from the coding sequence ATGATACCCGCCGGTATTCCCAGCGAAGCCGAACAACAATCCCGCGTCGACCAGGCGGTCGAAATGGCGGCGCTGGCGGGCGGACTAGCCCACGAAATCAAAAATCCGCTTTCCACCATTCGCATGAACATGGAGTTGTTGGCCGAGGATTTTGCCGACGCCGTCTCTCCCCGCGATCGCCGGGCCCTCAATAAAATCCGTCTGGTCGAACGCGAAGCCCTGCGCCTGCAAAATATTCTGGATGATTTTCTGAATTTTACCAAAGCGCGGCGGATGGATCTGCTGCCCGCCGACCTTAACGCCGAAATCGAGCAACTGCTAGAGGTCTACGCGCCGCAGGCCGCCGAAGCAAAGGTCGATCTGTTGACTTATTTAGACCCCGAGCTTCCCGGCGTTCGGCTGGACACCCAGGCTTTTCAGGCCGTGCTGTGGAACCTGATCCTCAACGCCCAGCAAGCCATGCCCGACGGCGGGCAATTGGTGGTGCGCACCAGTTCCGTGGGACCAGCGGTCCTTTTGGAATTTATCGACACCGGTTGCGGCATGGAGGAAGCCACCATTACCAAAATTTTTGAACCATTCTATAGCACCAAGCCCGGAGGATCGGGCCTGGGCCTTCCCATGACTAAAAAAATCGTGGAAGCGCATGGCGGCGCAATTGATATTCAAAGCGAGCCGGGCCGGGGATCAAAATTTACCATCATCTTACCCGTCTTGCCCCGTTTGGGAGGAGACGAACCCGCCGCGCAGGCTCCGGCCGCTGCATAA